Proteins found in one Planctomycetia bacterium genomic segment:
- the prc gene encoding tail-specific protease, whose protein sequence is MPPLAPRHLRPDDDATGAGAHAGKGDLAKRAATCKNGGEDTLVHPEEHDRMNDRLSTRGVPRGDRSALLVRCGLVGLLAGCLLTVVGEEPPRPEGTLGAIASGPKPGPNDKVITGQVRRILESKHFLGQPINDDVAQRWFKLFLEALDPMKLFFTQSDVDGFAAKRDALDDLVKTGDISFAYEVLRRFIERVDVRLPLIERLIDTAHDFTVPETMVSDRDEARWATSEAEAEDLWRKRIKYDLLVQKMEKTPEAEAKDKLRRRYRAMARRAHQKNADEVLEEYLTTLTSSLDPHTSFMSPGTLENFEISMRLQLDGIGASLRGEDGYTSVAEIVPGGAADRDGRLKAKDRIVGVGQGEQGDFVDVVDMGLNEVVKLIRGKRGTIVRLKVIPVGQTAPKVYDVVRDKIELKDSEARGEIIEHGRKPDGGPYRFGVINLPSFYLDMDAARQGQGDFKTCSRDCRRLLDGFREQGVDAVVLDLRNNGGGSLPEAIAVTGLFIDRGPVVQVKKKDKTVEVYDDTDAGVAWNGPLVVLTNKFSASASEIVAGAIQDYGRGLIIGDRTTHGKGTVQSLLDLARELFPRYNNVPSYGAIKITMQQFYRPSGESTQLEGVKSDVELPSITTHLPVGESDLDHAIPFDRVPAAAFRGVGRIAGETLQALRANSRQRIAANEEFAKLEQDIARYQRRKDAKTVSLVEAEFEKQWNEGKAADDEEKKQQEDQDSRRRPVVRRDFWFDESLNVAIDYLKTLRNGKPLAGSPGDGVVAKPQPLPR, encoded by the coding sequence ATGCCGCCGCTCGCCCCGCGGCATCTCCGGCCGGACGATGACGCGACCGGCGCTGGAGCGCACGCGGGGAAAGGCGACCTCGCCAAGCGGGCCGCGACCTGCAAGAATGGTGGGGAGGACACGCTGGTTCACCCCGAGGAGCATGACCGCATGAACGACCGCCTATCGACCCGCGGAGTTCCCCGGGGTGACCGCTCGGCGTTGCTGGTTCGCTGCGGCCTGGTCGGACTGCTGGCCGGCTGCCTGCTGACCGTGGTCGGCGAAGAGCCGCCCCGGCCGGAGGGGACGCTGGGTGCGATCGCGTCCGGTCCCAAGCCGGGGCCGAACGACAAGGTGATCACCGGCCAGGTCCGCCGGATCCTCGAGAGCAAGCACTTTCTCGGCCAGCCGATCAACGACGACGTGGCCCAACGCTGGTTCAAGCTGTTCCTCGAAGCGCTCGACCCCATGAAGCTGTTCTTCACGCAGTCCGACGTGGACGGCTTCGCGGCGAAGCGGGACGCCCTCGACGACCTGGTCAAGACCGGCGACATCTCCTTCGCCTACGAGGTCCTGCGCCGGTTCATCGAGCGGGTCGACGTCCGGCTGCCGCTGATCGAGCGGCTGATCGACACCGCGCACGACTTCACCGTCCCCGAGACGATGGTCAGCGATCGCGACGAAGCCCGCTGGGCCACGTCCGAGGCCGAGGCCGAGGACCTGTGGCGGAAGCGGATCAAGTACGACCTGCTCGTGCAGAAGATGGAGAAGACCCCGGAGGCGGAGGCCAAGGACAAGCTCCGGCGTCGCTACCGGGCGATGGCCCGCCGGGCCCACCAGAAGAACGCGGACGAGGTCCTCGAGGAGTACCTGACCACGCTCACGAGCAGCCTCGACCCGCACACGAGCTTCATGTCGCCGGGGACGCTGGAGAACTTCGAGATCAGCATGCGGCTCCAACTCGACGGCATCGGCGCCTCGCTCCGTGGCGAGGATGGCTACACGAGCGTCGCCGAGATCGTGCCCGGCGGCGCGGCCGACCGCGATGGCCGCCTCAAGGCCAAGGACCGGATCGTCGGCGTGGGGCAGGGGGAACAGGGCGACTTCGTCGACGTCGTCGACATGGGGCTCAACGAGGTCGTCAAGCTGATCCGCGGCAAGCGCGGCACGATCGTCCGCCTCAAGGTCATCCCGGTCGGGCAGACCGCCCCCAAGGTGTATGACGTCGTGCGCGACAAGATCGAGCTCAAGGACAGCGAGGCGCGCGGTGAGATCATCGAGCACGGCCGGAAGCCCGACGGCGGCCCCTACCGGTTCGGTGTCATCAACCTGCCGAGCTTCTATCTCGACATGGACGCGGCCCGCCAGGGGCAGGGAGACTTCAAGACCTGCTCGCGGGACTGCCGCCGGCTGCTCGACGGCTTTCGCGAGCAGGGCGTCGACGCCGTCGTCCTCGACCTGCGGAACAACGGCGGTGGATCGTTGCCCGAGGCGATCGCCGTCACCGGACTGTTCATCGACCGCGGCCCCGTCGTCCAGGTGAAGAAGAAGGACAAGACCGTGGAGGTCTACGACGACACCGACGCCGGGGTGGCCTGGAACGGCCCGCTCGTCGTGCTGACGAACAAGTTCAGCGCCAGCGCCAGCGAGATCGTGGCCGGGGCGATCCAGGATTACGGCCGCGGCCTGATCATCGGCGACAGGACGACCCACGGGAAGGGGACGGTGCAGAGCCTGCTCGACCTCGCCCGGGAGTTGTTTCCCCGGTACAACAACGTGCCCTCGTACGGGGCGATCAAGATCACGATGCAGCAGTTCTACCGCCCCTCGGGCGAGAGCACGCAGCTGGAGGGGGTGAAGAGCGACGTCGAGCTCCCGAGCATCACGACGCACCTGCCCGTGGGCGAGTCGGACCTCGACCATGCGATTCCCTTCGACCGCGTCCCGGCCGCGGCATTTCGCGGCGTGGGGCGGATCGCCGGGGAGACGCTGCAGGCGCTGCGTGCCAACTCCCGGCAGCGGATCGCCGCCAACGAGGAGTTCGCCAAGCTGGAGCAGGACATCGCCCGCTACCAGCGGCGGAAGGATGCCAAGACGGTGTCGCTCGTCGAAGCCGAGTTCGAGAAGCAGTGGAACGAGGGGAAGGCGGCCGATGACGAGGAGAAGAAGCAACAGGAGGATCAGGACTCGCGCCGCCGGCCCGTGGTGCGGCGGGATTTCTGGTTCGACGAGTCGCTGAACGTCGCGATCGACTATCTAAAGACTCTTCGAAACGGGAAGCCCCTGGCCGGGTCCCCCGGTGACGGCGTCGTCGCGAAGCCACAGCCCCTGCCGCGCTGA
- a CDS encoding cobalamin biosynthesis protein CbiX — protein sequence MIPGATEPERCWAAGRGLLVVGHGTTDEVGAAETREVTDLVAGLLPGVPVELGFLELVSPTIHDAVARLASRGCREVMAAPLLLFTAGHALRDVPEALAAALATVGMRAHQAAALGLHPEIVQLSRARRAQALAGAGPEDPAATRLLLVGRGSSDPSAPGQLLEFARATLADDAGFDRAGLDLGFVAAAAPPLAAAITAICDLPPGSVRRVVVQPHLLFRGHVEERVSGEVARGRAARPDLEWLQVARLGGVEPVARAVVDRATDRWRELDAAARPAASPAGR from the coding sequence ATGATTCCTGGGGCAACGGAACCGGAGCGATGCTGGGCCGCGGGCCGCGGGCTGCTCGTCGTCGGGCACGGCACGACGGACGAGGTCGGCGCCGCCGAGACGCGAGAGGTGACGGACCTCGTTGCCGGCCTGCTGCCCGGCGTGCCGGTCGAACTCGGCTTCCTCGAACTGGTCTCCCCGACGATTCACGACGCGGTCGCCCGCCTCGCGTCGCGCGGCTGCCGCGAAGTGATGGCGGCGCCGCTGCTCCTGTTCACGGCCGGGCACGCGCTGCGGGACGTTCCCGAGGCGCTGGCGGCGGCGCTGGCGACGGTCGGCATGCGGGCCCACCAGGCCGCGGCCCTCGGGCTCCATCCAGAGATCGTGCAGCTGTCGCGGGCGCGGCGGGCGCAGGCGCTTGCCGGCGCCGGGCCCGAGGACCCAGCGGCGACGCGGCTCTTGCTGGTCGGCCGCGGTTCCAGCGACCCCTCGGCCCCGGGCCAGTTGCTGGAGTTCGCCCGCGCGACCCTGGCCGACGATGCGGGCTTCGACCGAGCCGGGCTGGACCTCGGTTTCGTCGCCGCCGCCGCGCCGCCGCTCGCTGCGGCCATCACCGCCATCTGTGACCTGCCGCCGGGGAGCGTGCGCAGGGTCGTCGTCCAGCCGCATCTGCTGTTTCGCGGTCACGTCGAGGAGCGGGTGAGCGGGGAGGTGGCACGCGGCCGCGCCGCCCGGCCCGACCTGGAGTGGCTCCAGGTCGCGCGGCTGGGGGGCGTCGAGCCGGTGGCCCGGGCCGTGGTCGATCGCGCCACCGACCGCTGGCGGGAACTGGATGCCGCCGCTCGCCCCGCGGCATCTCCGGCCGGACGATGA
- a CDS encoding tetracycline resistance MFS efflux pump, which yields MFLVVFIDLLGFGIVLPVMPRQVEPYFDALELGPLARGGLIGLLFSVFSLMQFLFSPVWGRLSDRVGRRPLLLLSLAGSVVFYAVYGWATTFPPQQAATAIGLMLAARVGAGIAGASVGTAAAVIADCTTPENRARGMALIGIAFGAGFTLGPLIAYFGLGLFGRQPWGVGAIASLLSAVALLIACVVFRETRRPGSRAAREFPSLTRTAAVLGLPTVGGLVLVYFLCIFAFANFEATLARLTKAAFGMGDDGNFLVFAFIGFMLMVAGGMYRPLAKRLPETVLLAGGVGLMILGLTAVGAVAWCTQAGAVAGGPLATLFHVAAAVSVAGFAAVNPSVSALISRRTDPERQGEVLGVNQSFASLGRILGPLAGSLLFDVHPSHTLPFVAAVAVLGVVFAILPGLRRAADRT from the coding sequence GTGTTTCTCGTGGTGTTCATCGACCTGCTCGGCTTCGGCATCGTCCTGCCGGTGATGCCGCGGCAGGTCGAGCCGTACTTCGACGCGCTCGAGCTTGGTCCGCTGGCCCGCGGCGGACTGATCGGCCTCCTGTTCTCCGTGTTCTCGCTGATGCAGTTCCTCTTCAGTCCGGTCTGGGGCCGGCTCTCCGATCGCGTCGGCCGCCGGCCGCTGCTCCTCCTCAGCCTGGCGGGATCGGTCGTGTTCTACGCGGTCTACGGCTGGGCGACGACGTTTCCTCCGCAGCAGGCGGCGACGGCGATCGGCCTGATGCTCGCGGCCCGCGTCGGAGCCGGCATCGCCGGCGCGAGCGTCGGCACGGCAGCCGCCGTGATCGCCGACTGCACCACTCCCGAGAACCGGGCCCGTGGCATGGCACTGATCGGGATCGCGTTCGGCGCGGGGTTCACGCTCGGGCCGCTGATCGCCTACTTCGGCCTCGGCCTGTTCGGGCGGCAGCCGTGGGGCGTCGGCGCGATTGCGTCGCTGCTCTCGGCCGTCGCCCTGCTGATCGCCTGCGTCGTGTTCCGGGAGACCCGCCGGCCGGGCAGCCGGGCCGCCCGGGAGTTTCCCAGCCTGACGCGGACGGCGGCGGTGCTCGGGCTGCCGACCGTCGGCGGGCTCGTGCTCGTGTACTTCCTCTGCATCTTCGCCTTCGCCAACTTCGAGGCCACGCTCGCCCGGCTCACGAAGGCGGCCTTCGGCATGGGGGACGACGGCAACTTCCTCGTCTTCGCCTTCATCGGGTTCATGCTGATGGTGGCCGGTGGCATGTATCGGCCGTTGGCGAAGCGGCTGCCCGAGACGGTGCTTCTGGCCGGAGGCGTCGGGCTGATGATCCTCGGCCTGACGGCCGTCGGGGCCGTCGCCTGGTGCACGCAGGCCGGTGCCGTGGCCGGCGGTCCGCTGGCCACGCTGTTCCACGTCGCGGCTGCCGTGTCGGTGGCCGGCTTCGCAGCCGTCAATCCCTCGGTGTCGGCGCTCATCTCGCGGCGGACCGATCCAGAGCGGCAGGGGGAGGTGCTCGGCGTCAACCAGTCGTTCGCGTCGCTGGGGCGGATCCTCGGGCCGCTGGCGGGCTCGCTGCTGTTCGACGTCCATCCATCGCACACGCTGCCGTTCGTGGCGGCCGTCGCCGTTCTGGGGGTCGTGTTCGCCATCCTGCCGGGGCTGCGTCGGGCCGCCGATCGCACATGA
- the xseA gene encoding exodeoxyribonuclease 7 large subunit → MDDRRTPDRRSPPENAQSVSEVTSRVKEHVESRFADVWVAGEVSNLTRASSGHIYLSLKDETALLRAVVWRGTVAQLAIEPADGLQVVCHGRIEVYPPRGTYQLTIDRLHAVGTGALEAALRRLHARLDAEGLFAPGRKRPLPAFPRRIALVTSPTGAAIADFLECLFGRWRGSEVIVVPSRVQGAGAAEELATALATAARLAPAVDCIALVRGGGSLEDLWSFNEEVLVRAIAAAPIPVVCGVGHEIDVTLADLAADVRALTPTDAAARVAPDGRQLAADVAGAAERLRSALARRAETARDRLRQLAGSRIFADPTRIVRDRRDTTDQQVVRLARQARVAVSRGRERLGAAAARLEAGSPLRLLARGWSATFRDGDPSALRSVAGLRVGDPLVTRLADGQILSRLESIAPDDAP, encoded by the coding sequence ATGGACGACCGCCGCACACCCGACCGCCGCAGCCCGCCGGAGAACGCCCAGAGCGTGTCGGAGGTGACGTCGCGAGTCAAGGAGCACGTCGAGTCGCGGTTCGCCGACGTGTGGGTGGCGGGGGAGGTCTCGAACCTCACCCGGGCCTCGTCCGGACACATCTACCTGTCGCTCAAGGACGAGACGGCCCTGCTCCGGGCCGTGGTCTGGCGCGGCACGGTGGCCCAGCTCGCCATCGAGCCGGCCGACGGCCTGCAGGTCGTCTGCCACGGGCGGATCGAGGTCTACCCGCCGCGCGGCACCTACCAGCTGACGATCGACCGCCTCCACGCCGTGGGCACGGGCGCCCTCGAGGCGGCGCTCCGCCGGCTCCACGCCCGGCTCGACGCGGAGGGGCTCTTCGCCCCGGGCCGCAAGCGGCCGCTGCCCGCGTTCCCGCGCCGCATCGCGCTGGTCACGAGCCCGACCGGGGCGGCGATCGCCGACTTCCTGGAGTGCCTGTTCGGTCGCTGGCGCGGCAGCGAGGTGATCGTCGTGCCCAGCCGCGTGCAGGGGGCGGGGGCGGCCGAGGAACTGGCGACCGCGCTGGCCACCGCGGCACGGCTCGCGCCCGCCGTCGATTGCATCGCCCTGGTCCGCGGCGGCGGCAGCCTCGAGGACCTGTGGTCGTTCAACGAAGAGGTGCTGGTGCGGGCGATCGCAGCGGCGCCGATCCCTGTCGTCTGCGGCGTGGGGCACGAAATCGACGTCACCCTCGCCGACCTGGCGGCCGACGTCCGGGCACTCACGCCGACCGACGCCGCTGCCCGCGTCGCGCCCGACGGCCGGCAGCTCGCGGCCGACGTCGCCGGGGCCGCAGAGCGGCTGCGGTCCGCGCTCGCCCGCCGCGCGGAGACGGCCCGCGACCGGCTCCGGCAACTGGCCGGATCGAGGATCTTCGCCGATCCGACGCGGATCGTCCGCGACCGGCGCGACACCACCGATCAGCAGGTGGTGCGGCTCGCCCGCCAGGCCCGGGTCGCCGTGTCGCGCGGCCGGGAGCGGCTCGGCGCGGCTGCGGCCCGGCTCGAGGCCGGCAGCCCGCTCCGGCTGCTCGCCCGCGGCTGGTCGGCGACCTTCCGCGACGGCGATCCCAGCGCACTCCGTTCCGTCGCCGGCCTGCGGGTCGGCGATCCCCTCGTCACCCGACTGGCCGACGGCCAGATCCTCAGCCGCCTGGAGAGCATCGCGCCCGATGACGCCCCTTGA
- the ggpP gene encoding geranylgeranyl pyrophosphate synthetase, translating into MASCQVSRDPRVGDPTLPGDVASALPDVRTAIDRVKAFVDPLLERCVTGSAESSDRLHAALRYALLAPGKRLRPALVLWGAQACGGDWNSAAPAAAAVEMIHAYSLVHDDLPAMDDDDLRRGMPTCHRAFDEATAILCGDALQALAFETLAAGVEPAVAARGCLVLARAAGADALVGGQADDLAVERGWVTDVLAADAAGQVDWMERIHRRKTGALINASLELGGLAAGADAERLGILAAYGRAFGLAFQIADDMLDAEGDEAAVGKRVGKDAGRGKLTYPTVLGAAESRRLAEELAARAATTVAGLGPAAAELVALARWVVARDH; encoded by the coding sequence ATGGCAAGCTGCCAGGTGTCACGCGATCCCCGTGTCGGCGACCCGACATTGCCGGGCGACGTCGCATCCGCGCTGCCCGACGTGCGGACGGCGATCGACAGGGTGAAGGCCTTCGTCGATCCCCTGCTCGAGCGGTGCGTCACCGGGTCGGCGGAATCCTCGGACCGGCTCCACGCGGCCCTGCGGTACGCCCTGCTCGCCCCGGGCAAGCGGCTCCGGCCGGCACTCGTGCTCTGGGGGGCGCAGGCCTGCGGCGGCGATTGGAACTCCGCCGCCCCCGCCGCCGCGGCGGTGGAGATGATCCATGCCTATTCGCTCGTCCACGACGACCTGCCGGCGATGGACGACGACGACCTGCGCCGGGGCATGCCCACCTGCCACCGGGCGTTCGACGAGGCGACGGCGATCCTCTGCGGCGACGCCCTCCAGGCGCTGGCCTTCGAGACGCTGGCCGCCGGCGTGGAGCCGGCGGTCGCCGCCCGCGGTTGTCTCGTGCTCGCCCGGGCGGCCGGCGCCGACGCCCTGGTCGGCGGCCAGGCTGACGACCTCGCCGTGGAACGCGGCTGGGTGACCGACGTGCTCGCGGCCGACGCCGCCGGGCAGGTCGACTGGATGGAGCGGATTCACCGGCGCAAGACCGGAGCGCTGATCAACGCTTCACTCGAACTCGGCGGGCTCGCCGCCGGGGCCGACGCGGAACGCCTCGGCATACTGGCCGCCTACGGACGGGCCTTCGGCCTCGCCTTCCAGATCGCCGACGACATGCTCGACGCCGAGGGGGACGAGGCCGCCGTCGGCAAGCGGGTCGGCAAGGACGCGGGCCGCGGTAAGCTCACCTACCCGACCGTGCTCGGCGCGGCGGAGTCGCGCCGGCTGGCCGAGGAACTCGCGGCGCGGGCCGCGACCACGGTGGCCGGGCTCGGACCGGCCGCCGCGGAACTCGTCGCCCTGGCCCGGTGGGTCGTCGCCCGCGATCATTGA
- the dxs gene encoding 1-deoxy-D-xylulose-5-phosphate synthase, with protein sequence MADILPTIESPHDLRRLSVAELEQLAGEMRRALCSVATTRTAHFASNLGVVELCIALHRVFDFSRDRLIWDTGHQIYPHKLVTGRFARFGTIRTRGGLMGYPNPEESPYDLFMTGHAGCSVSTALGLASGDDLRGEGERRSVAVIGDGALPSGIVFEALNNAGFLKKRLLVILNDNKMSICPRVGALAEYLDTIRTNPWYRGLKNQATGLIKGVPMVGAPMERMLVNVKDSLKATLHGGALFEALGVRYFGPVEGHALPALIRYLELVKDEEGPILLHVLTEKGHGFKPAEADPVFFHTPAPFECDDDDCIVSIKKSSARAYTDVAAAAIASCLRRDERVTVLTAAMCQGNKLEKVREEFPQRFFDVGICESHAVAFAAGQAKAGCRPIVDIYSTFLQRSFDQIFQEVCLQNLPVVFMMDRAGLTGPDGPTHHGAFDIGSMRLFPNMTVLAPGDEHDLVAMLDWALEQPGPVAIRYPKAGVETHDGTRVPIEAGRAEMLAEGQDGLIVACGTLLGEALKAALQLRQEGLEVAVVNARFVKPLDTGLLLDRIEAAPWTVTVEENALPTGFGSALLEAVNDARAAAALDPATAEQHCAGGPIVRLGLPDRFVEHGERGELLAALGLDAAGIAATCRRLAGRDPLPAMAQTAVHSR encoded by the coding sequence ATGGCCGACATCCTTCCCACGATCGAGTCGCCGCACGACCTGCGCCGGCTCTCCGTCGCCGAACTCGAGCAGCTCGCCGGCGAGATGCGTCGGGCCTTGTGCAGCGTGGCCACCACCCGCACCGCCCACTTCGCATCGAACCTCGGTGTCGTCGAGCTTTGCATCGCCCTCCACCGCGTCTTCGACTTCAGCCGGGATCGCCTGATCTGGGACACCGGCCACCAGATCTATCCCCACAAGCTCGTCACCGGCCGCTTCGCCCGCTTCGGCACGATCCGCACCCGGGGCGGTCTGATGGGCTACCCCAACCCTGAGGAGAGCCCCTACGACCTGTTCATGACCGGCCATGCGGGTTGCAGCGTCTCCACGGCGCTGGGACTCGCCAGCGGCGACGACCTGCGCGGCGAGGGGGAACGGCGTTCCGTGGCCGTGATCGGCGACGGTGCCCTTCCCTCGGGGATCGTCTTCGAGGCCCTGAACAACGCCGGCTTCCTCAAGAAGCGGCTGCTGGTGATCCTCAACGACAACAAGATGTCGATCTGCCCGCGGGTCGGCGCCCTCGCGGAATACCTCGACACGATCCGCACCAATCCCTGGTACCGCGGCCTGAAGAACCAGGCCACCGGGCTGATCAAGGGGGTGCCGATGGTCGGAGCGCCGATGGAGCGGATGCTCGTCAACGTCAAGGACTCGCTCAAGGCGACGCTGCACGGCGGCGCCCTCTTCGAGGCCCTCGGCGTCCGCTACTTCGGTCCGGTCGAGGGGCATGCCCTGCCCGCGCTGATCCGCTACCTGGAACTGGTCAAGGACGAGGAGGGACCGATCCTGCTCCACGTCCTCACCGAGAAGGGGCACGGCTTCAAGCCGGCCGAGGCCGACCCGGTGTTCTTCCACACCCCGGCCCCGTTCGAGTGCGACGACGACGACTGCATCGTGTCGATCAAGAAGTCGTCGGCCCGCGCCTACACCGATGTCGCCGCCGCAGCGATCGCCTCCTGCCTGCGGCGCGACGAGCGGGTGACGGTGCTCACAGCGGCGATGTGCCAGGGCAACAAGCTGGAGAAGGTCCGCGAGGAGTTCCCGCAGCGGTTCTTCGACGTCGGGATCTGCGAGTCGCATGCCGTGGCCTTCGCCGCCGGCCAGGCCAAGGCGGGCTGCCGGCCGATCGTCGACATCTACAGCACGTTCCTGCAGCGGTCGTTCGACCAGATTTTCCAGGAGGTCTGCCTGCAGAACCTGCCGGTCGTGTTCATGATGGACCGGGCGGGCCTGACCGGCCCCGACGGGCCCACGCACCACGGTGCCTTCGACATCGGCTCCATGCGGCTGTTTCCCAACATGACGGTCCTCGCCCCCGGGGACGAGCACGACCTCGTCGCCATGCTCGACTGGGCGCTGGAGCAGCCGGGGCCGGTGGCGATCCGCTATCCGAAGGCGGGGGTGGAGACGCATGACGGCACGCGGGTCCCGATCGAGGCAGGCCGGGCAGAGATGCTCGCCGAGGGGCAGGATGGGCTGATCGTCGCCTGCGGCACGCTCCTCGGCGAGGCGCTCAAGGCCGCTCTGCAACTCCGCCAGGAGGGCCTGGAGGTCGCCGTCGTCAACGCCCGGTTCGTGAAGCCGCTCGACACCGGGCTGTTGCTCGATCGCATCGAGGCCGCTCCCTGGACGGTGACCGTCGAGGAGAACGCCCTGCCGACGGGCTTCGGGAGCGCCCTGCTGGAGGCTGTCAACGACGCCCGCGCGGCCGCGGCCCTCGATCCGGCCACGGCCGAGCAGCACTGCGCCGGCGGGCCGATCGTTCGGCTCGGCCTGCCCGACCGGTTCGTCGAGCACGGTGAGCGGGGCGAACTCCTCGCCGCGCTCGGCCTCGACGCGGCGGGCATCGCCGCCACCTGCCGCCGGCTCGCGGGCCGCGATCCGCTGCCGGCCATGGCCCAGACCGCCGTCCACTCCCGCTGA